A DNA window from Bacillus carboniphilus contains the following coding sequences:
- a CDS encoding SCO family protein produces MKRICALLLIGVVILVTGCSGEIPNKMDIEVSDFSFTNQDGETVTLESLEGKVWIADFIFTNCTTVCMPMTFNMSKLQEMVKEEGLENVEFVSFSVDPNYDSPEVLKAYAEQFEVDFSNWNFLTGYSQKEIINFAKESFITLVIPAPEGDDQVSHGTAFSLVDQTGKVVQQYSGSAEVPYETIIEHIKILQ; encoded by the coding sequence ATGAAACGTATTTGTGCCCTACTCTTAATAGGGGTTGTTATACTAGTAACAGGCTGTTCAGGAGAAATACCGAATAAAATGGATATTGAAGTTTCAGATTTTTCCTTCACAAATCAGGATGGGGAAACTGTGACCTTAGAAAGCTTGGAAGGAAAAGTGTGGATAGCGGACTTTATTTTCACCAATTGTACGACTGTTTGTATGCCCATGACTTTTAACATGTCGAAGCTTCAAGAGATGGTAAAAGAAGAAGGTTTGGAAAACGTTGAATTTGTCTCATTCAGTGTAGACCCAAACTATGATTCACCTGAGGTATTAAAGGCGTACGCTGAACAGTTTGAAGTAGACTTTAGTAATTGGAACTTCTTAACTGGCTATAGCCAAAAAGAAATTATTAACTTTGCTAAAGAAAGTTTTATAACCCTAGTTATCCCTGCCCCAGAGGGAGATGACCAAGTTTCGCACGGGACTGCGTTCTCACTTGTTGACCAAACAGGGAAAGTTGTCCAGCAATATAGTGGTTCTGCTGAAGTGCCGTATGAAACCATTATAGAACATATTAAGATTCTACAATAG